The genomic region GCCCTGTTCGTTCTCGGTGCCGTGACCATAAGTCGGGCGGTTGCCGGGGCTCAAGGGCATCCGGCGGGGTGCAACGCGACTGCCATACGCCGTTCATGGAAGGGGATGTCCGAAAGGAGGGGCGTACGACCAAGGTCCCAGGAGGGGACCGTCTCGCGACAGGGGTCAAAGTGTCGCGTGGACCTTACGCTGGCGGTCATGACCGTGCCGGAGCCGCGTGATGCAGATGTCGTGGATGCCGATGACCTGCCATCCGTCCCGGCGGTGGACGAGACCGTGCTGGGGCGGGCGTACCGGGCGCTGAGCTTCGGGATCGTCTCCGTGGTGCTGCTCATCGCCTTCGAGGCGACGGCGGTCGGTACGGCGATGCCCGTCGCGGCGCGGGAGTTGGACGGGGTGCCGTTGTACGCGTTCGCGTTCTCCGGATACTTCACGACCAGTCTGTTCGGGATGGTGCTGTCCGGGCAGTGGTCGGACCGGCGTGGGCCCCTCGGGCCGTTGACGACGGGCATCGCCTCCTTCGGGGCCGGGCTGTTGCTGTCGGGGACCGCCGGGGCGATGTGGGTGTTCATCCTGGGGCGGGCCGTGCAGGGACTCGGCGGCGGGCTGGTGATCGTCGCGCTGTACGTGGTCGTCGGGCGGGCGTATCCGGAGCGGCTGCGGCCGGCCATCATGGCCGCGTTCGCCGCGAGCTGGATCCTGCCGTCGATCGTCGGCCCGCTCGCCGCCGGCGCGGTGACCGAGCAGCTCGGGTGGCGATGGGTGTTCATCGGGATCCCCGTGCTCGTCGTCTTTCCGCTCGCGCTCGCACTGCCGCAGATACGGCGCCGTGCGTCCGGACCGGTGTCGGCACCGGAGCCGGACTCGGACTCCTCTGCTCCCGGCCGACCCCCCTCCCTCAACCGCCGCCGCATCCGCCTGGCCCTGGCCATCTCCCTCGGTGCCGGCCTGCTCCAGTACGCCGCCCAGGACCTGCGCCCGCTCTCGCTCGTGCCGGGCGCGGCCGGACTGGCCCTCCTGGTGCCGGCCGTGCTCGGGCTGCTCCCGCGCGGCACCTACCGGGCCGCTCGCGGGCTGCCCTCCGTCGTGCTGCTGCGCGGCGTCGCGGCGGGCTCCTTCATCGCCGCGGAATCCTTCGTGCCGCTGATGCTGGTGACGCAGCGCGGGCTCAGTCCGACACTGGCCGGGTTCTCGCTCGCCGCGGGCGGTGGGACGTGGGCGCTGGGCTCGTGGGTGCAGTCGCGGCCGCGGTTCGAGCCGTACCGGGAGCGGTTGACGACGCTCGGCATGCTGCTGGTGGCGGCGGCCATCGCCACCGCGCCGAGTGTGCTGATCGACTCCGTGCCCGTCTGGACCGTGGCCGTCGCCTGGGCGTTCGGCTGCTTCGGCATGGGCCTCGTCATCTCGTCCACGAGCGTGCTCCTGCTCCAGCTCTCCGCCCCCGAGGAGGCCGGCACCAACTCCGCCGCCCTCCAGATCTCCGACGGCCTCTCCAACGTCGTGCTGCTCTCCGCCGGCGGCGCCGCCTTCGCCACCCTCGGCGGCGGCACGGTGACGCACACCACCACCGACACCACCGCCTCCCATCCCGCCGCCTTCACCGCGGTGTTCCTGCCGATGGCGGTGGTCGCGCTGGTGGGGGCCTGGGTGACCACGCGGCTGCGGGAGCGGTGAGGAGCGCTTCCCCGCTGTGACGTGGATCCCACCCGGGCATGACCCGGGCTTGTCCGCGCATGGGCAGTGGTGGGGCGCCGGTAGGGTGGCCCGGTTGTCATACGTAGCCGAGCCGTCAGGCTCCCCTCGAACGAGCCGCCCGACCCCCAACGGAGACCGTGACTACCACCGCCGGCACAAGCTCTGCCTCGCACCACCTGTCCCCGGCGTTCCCCGGCCGCGCCCCCTGGGGTACCGCCAGCAAGCTGCGCGCCTGGCAGCAGGGCGCGATGGAGAAGTACATCCAGGAGCAGCCGCGGGACTTCCTGGCGGTCGCCACCCCCGGCGCCGGCAAGACGACCTTCGCGCTGACGCTGGCGTCCTGGCTGCTGCACCACCACGTCGTGCAGCAGGTCACCGTGGTGGCCCCGACCGAGCACCTGAAGAAGCAGTGGGCCGAAGCCGCGGCCCGCATAGGCATCAAGCTCGACCCGGAGTACAGCGCCGGGCCGCTCGGCAGGGAGTACCACGGGGTCGCCGTGACGTACGCGGGTGTCGGTGTGCGGCCGATGCTCCACCGGAACCGGGTGGAGCAGCGCAAGACCCTCGTCATCCTCGACGAGATCCACCACGCCGGTGACAGCAAGTCCTGGGGCGAGGCCTGTCTGGAGGCCTTCGAGCCCGCCACCCGCCGGCTCGCCCTCACCGGTACGCCCTTCCGGTCCGACACCAACCCCATCCCCTTCGTGACGTACGAGGAGGGGCAGGACGGAATCCGGCGGTCCGCCGCCGACTACACCTACGGGTACGGCAACGCGCTCGCCGACAACGTCGTCCGGCCCGTCATCTTCCTCTCCTACAGCGGCAACATGCGCTGGCGCACCAAGGCCGGTGACGAGGTCGCCGCGCGGCTCGGCGAGCCCATGACCAAGGACGCCATCAGCCAGGCCTGGCGGACCGCTCTCGATCCGCGTGGTGAGTGGATGCCCGCCGTGCTGCGCGCCGCCGACCAGCGCCTGACCGAGGTCAGGAAGGCCATCCCGGACGCCGGCGCGCTCGTCATCGCCTCCGACCAGGACTCGGCGCGTGCGTACGCCAAGCTGATCCGCGAGATCACGGGCAGCAAGGCGACCCTCGTGCTGTCCGACGACGCCGGCGCCTCCGAGCGGATCGACGAGTTCAGCGCGAACACCGACCGGTGGATGGTCGCCGTGCGGATGGTGTCCGAGGGCGTCGACGTGCCCCGGCTCGCGGTGGGTGTGTACGCGACGACCATCTCGACGCCTCTCTTCTTCGCGCAGGCCGTCGGGCGTTTCGTACGGTCCCGGCGGCGCGGCGAGACCGCGTCCGTGTTCCTGCCGACCGTGCCCGACCTGCTCTCCTTCGCCAACGAGATGGAGCGCGAGCGCGACCACGTCCTCGACAAGCCCAAGAAGGAGGGCGAGGAGGACCCGTACGCCGAATCCGAGAAGGAGATGGAGGAGGCGAACAAGGAGCAGGACGAGGACACCGGTGAGCAGGACATGCTGCCCTTCGAGGCGCTGGAGTCCGACGCCGTCTTCGACCGGGTCATGTACAACGGCGCCGAGTTCGGCATGCAGGCCCACCCGGGCAGCGAGGAGGAGCAGGACTACCTCGGCATCCCCGGGCTGCTGGAGCCCGACCAGGTCCAGCTGCTGCTGCAGAAGCGGCAGGCCCGGCAGATCGCGCACAGCCGCAAGAAGCCGGACGAGGAGGCCGACCTGCTCGAACTGCCCGCCGAGCGGCGGCCGGTCGTCTCCCACAAGGAGATGATGGAGCTGCGGCGGCAGCTCAACACGATGGTCGGCGCCTACGTCCACCAGAGCGGCAAGCCGCACGGCGTGATCCACACGGAGCTGCGGCGCGTGTGCGGGGGGCCTCCGGCGGCGGAGGCGACGGCGGGGCAGCTGCGGCAGCGGATCGCCAAGGTCCAGGAGTGGGCTACGCGGATGAAGTGACTCGCCAGTCGTCACGGGGCCGGGCAGCGCCCGGCCCTTCCGCATGTGTGGGTGTCGTGTGTGCTCCGTGGGGCGTCATGAGGTGCCTGTTGCACGTATCCGGGCAAAGGGGGCCAGCCGACCCTGGTCCGTGCCCGGATTCTGGACGGAGCCTTCCGCTCAGCGAACTCCCTTCGCTACTGTCCGGCTACGCACACGCCCCGTGGCAGCGCCGCCGCGGAGCGCAGCCGTGAAGCGACGCGGTCCGGACAGGCCGGGCCGCCGGCCGATCGGCGGCCTCTGAAACGCGTTGCCGACGGGACTCGGTGACGCATCCGCCGACCAGGGGGCCGTCGACCTCACCACTAAGGAGTGGGCGTCGTGACCGCGGAGACCTCCCAGACGCTCGACAGGGGACTGCGCGTCCTCAAGCTGCTCGCCGACACGGACCACGGGCTGACCGTGACCGAGCTCTCCCTCAAACTGGGCGTCAACCGGACCGTGGTGTACCGGTTGCTCGCCACGCTGGAACAGCACGCGCTGATACGCCGTGACCTGGGCGGACGTGCCCGGGTCGGGCTCGGTGTGCTGCGTCTGGGGCGGCAGGTCCATCCCCTCGTACGGGAGGCCGCGATGCCGGCGCTGCGGTCGCTCGCCGAGGACATCGGCGCGACGGCGCACCTGACCCTGGTCGACGGGGCGGACGCGCTCGCCGTGGCCGTGGTGGAGCCGACCTGGACGGACTATCACGTCGCCTACCGGGCCGGGTTCCGCCACCCCCTGGACCGGGGCGCCGCGGGCAAGGCGATACTCGCGGCCCGGCAGCACCCGATGACGGACCCCGGGTTCATCCTGACCCACGGCGAGCTGGAGGCCGGCGCGTGCGGGGCGGCGGCCCCGCTGCTGGGGGTGACGGGTGTCGAGGGCAGCGTGGGCGTGGTGATGCTGGCGGACGTGGTGCCGGAGCGCGTGGGGGCCAGGGTCGTCGAGGCGGCCCGAGAGGTCGCGGACGCGCTGCGCTGACGTCTGCGGAGCCTGCCGGGCGCCCTCGTGCCAGGCCCCCGGCGACCTGGGCCCGGCCCGATTCCCCACCCGAGTTAGATTGATCCCGTGTTCTCTCGCCTCACGCGCCCCCAGGCCATCGCCGTCTGCGCCCTGCCCGTCGTGGCTCTGCTCGCCACGGCGGTGTTCGCGCCGCTGCCGTTCTCGGTGGCGCAGCCCGGGCAGACGACGAACGTGCTCGGGGAGGACAAGGGCGCCCCGGTGATCACGATCTCGGGCGCGCCGGCCCGGGACACCCGTGGCCAGCTGCGCATGACCACCATCGTGGCGACCTCACCGGAGACCCGGGTCTCGCTCCCGGACATCGTCGACAGCTGGTTCCGCACGGACCGGGCGGTCATGCCGCGCGACGCGATCTACCCGAGCGGCGACACCGTCCAGGAGATCGAGCGGCACAACGAGGAGCAGATGAAGGAGTCCCAGGACGCGGCGACGCAGGCCGCGCTGAACTATCTCGGCCTCGACGACAAGGACGTCAAGGTCGGCCTGAGGCTCGCGGACGTGGGCGGGCCCAGTGCGGGGCTGCTGTTCTCCCTGGGGATCATCGACAAGCTCGACGGCGACGGCACCGGTGGTGATCTCACCGGGGGCCGTGTCATCGCCGGCACCGGCACGATCGCCGCCGACGGCAAGGTCGGGGCGGTGGGCGGCGTCGCCCTCAAGACCCAGGCCGCCAAGCGGGACGGAGCGACCGTGTTCCTCGTCCCGAAGGCGGAGTGCGCGGACGCGCGGGCCGAACTGCCGAAGGGTCTGCGGCTGATTCCGGTGACCACGCTGAAGAGCACGGTGAGTTCACTGGTGGCCCTGGAGACGGGTAAGGGGTCAGTGCCCAGCTGTTAGAGAGCGGTGGCTGCCGTCCCCGGCCGGGTGGCGAGCCTTAATCCGACCTCTACGAGGGTCCAGCCGAGGCGGGTGCGGAGGCCATGGTTGTTCCGGGCGGTGGGGCGCGGGCCTCCGGCCGCGGCACGGAGTTCGGTGGCGCGGGCGTGGTGCAGGGCGAGGTGGATGTCCGGGTGCATCTCAGTCCGTCCTGATCGGGAAGGCGTGGGTGTGGAGGCGGACCTGCTCGGCGCCGGGGGTGTCCTCGGTGGTTGCGCGGTCGCGGTACGTCTCGACCAGCGCGTGCATCTTCTCGACGAGCTCCCGCGTCAGTTCGGGCGTGAGCTGCAGGGTCCAACTGCTCATGTCCCAGGAGCGGCTCCACTCCTCGGGCCATGAGCCGCGGTTGCCCAGCCACGTCGACAGGTCCTGGGTCTGCGTGGTGGCGACCTCGTGGAGGTACATGTCCGCCGCGCCGCGCACGGTCGGGTCCGAGTCGTTGAGGAGGGCGTCGTCGAAGCGCAGGCCGCGGTGGACCGCCTGCCACCATCGCTCGCGCCCCTTGCCCCGCTCGGGGGCGTCCTCGACGAAGCCGTACTCCGCGAGCTGACGCAGGTGGTAGCTGGTGGCGCCGCTGGACTCGCCCAGCTTCGCGGCGAGTTGCGAGGCGGTGGCCGGGCCGCCGAAGCGCAGGGCGTCCAGCAGCTGCATCCGCAGGGGGTGCGCGAGTCCGCGCAGGGATCGGGCGTCGAGTTGCCGTACGTGTGTCTTCTCGGTCTCACTCACCATGCAAAGGTAGCGTTGCAAAGGGACCTTTGCAACGTCTTCTTTGTAAGTCTTTCCGGTAAGTCACCCCTCCCTGACCAATCCCTCCTCCACCATCCAGTCCAGCGCCACCTGATGCGGATCCTCACCCTCCACATCGACCTTCGCGTTCAGCGTCCGCGCCACCCCGTTGTTCAGCCTCGCCGTCACCGGATCCAGCACGTCCGAGATCGCCGGCCACCGCCTGAGGGTCTTCGCGTTGATCATCGGCGCCGCGTTGTAGTTCGGGAAGAACTTCCTGTCGTCCGCCATGACCGCCAGGTTCATGGAGTTGATGCGCCCGTCGGTGGTGAACACCTCCCCGTACGGGCAACTGCCCTTCGACGTCTGGGTGTAGATGATCCCCGTGTCCATCTGCGTGACGTTCCGCGCCGGCAGCTCCATCCCGTACGCCCGCTGCATGCCCGGCAACCCGTCCGCCCGGTTCGCGAACTCGACCTCCACGCACAGCCTCACCGCCCCCGGGTCGGACTTCGCCAGCTTCGCCACGTCCGACAGGGTCTTCGTGCCGTACTTCCTCGCGTTCTCCTGGTTCATCGCCAGCGCGTAGGTGTTGTTCAGGGACGACGGCCGCAGCCAGGCCAGCCCGTTCGCCGCGTCGGCCTTCCGGACCGCCTCCCACTGCTCGCGCGGA from Streptomyces chartreusis NRRL 3882 harbors:
- a CDS encoding glycine betaine ABC transporter substrate-binding protein, with the translated sequence MRRRTCLVAAGLLVTGCGLTSGSPMADDVRPGSVGRGEPLKGASLTVTSKSFTEGLILGAIMGIALEAAGAEVLDRTGIQGSIGSREAVRKGDADAGYEYTGTAWITYLGNSEPITDPREQWEAVRKADAANGLAWLRPSSLNNTYALAMNQENARKYGTKTLSDVAKLAKSDPGAVRLCVEVEFANRADGLPGMQRAYGMELPARNVTQMDTGIIYTQTSKGSCPYGEVFTTDGRINSMNLAVMADDRKFFPNYNAAPMINAKTLRRWPAISDVLDPVTARLNNGVARTLNAKVDVEGEDPHQVALDWMVEEGLVREG
- a CDS encoding DEAD/DEAH box helicase, whose product is MTTTAGTSSASHHLSPAFPGRAPWGTASKLRAWQQGAMEKYIQEQPRDFLAVATPGAGKTTFALTLASWLLHHHVVQQVTVVAPTEHLKKQWAEAAARIGIKLDPEYSAGPLGREYHGVAVTYAGVGVRPMLHRNRVEQRKTLVILDEIHHAGDSKSWGEACLEAFEPATRRLALTGTPFRSDTNPIPFVTYEEGQDGIRRSAADYTYGYGNALADNVVRPVIFLSYSGNMRWRTKAGDEVAARLGEPMTKDAISQAWRTALDPRGEWMPAVLRAADQRLTEVRKAIPDAGALVIASDQDSARAYAKLIREITGSKATLVLSDDAGASERIDEFSANTDRWMVAVRMVSEGVDVPRLAVGVYATTISTPLFFAQAVGRFVRSRRRGETASVFLPTVPDLLSFANEMERERDHVLDKPKKEGEEDPYAESEKEMEEANKEQDEDTGEQDMLPFEALESDAVFDRVMYNGAEFGMQAHPGSEEEQDYLGIPGLLEPDQVQLLLQKRQARQIAHSRKKPDEEADLLELPAERRPVVSHKEMMELRRQLNTMVGAYVHQSGKPHGVIHTELRRVCGGPPAAEATAGQLRQRIAKVQEWATRMK
- a CDS encoding MFS transporter, yielding MTVPEPRDADVVDADDLPSVPAVDETVLGRAYRALSFGIVSVVLLIAFEATAVGTAMPVAARELDGVPLYAFAFSGYFTTSLFGMVLSGQWSDRRGPLGPLTTGIASFGAGLLLSGTAGAMWVFILGRAVQGLGGGLVIVALYVVVGRAYPERLRPAIMAAFAASWILPSIVGPLAAGAVTEQLGWRWVFIGIPVLVVFPLALALPQIRRRASGPVSAPEPDSDSSAPGRPPSLNRRRIRLALAISLGAGLLQYAAQDLRPLSLVPGAAGLALLVPAVLGLLPRGTYRAARGLPSVVLLRGVAAGSFIAAESFVPLMLVTQRGLSPTLAGFSLAAGGGTWALGSWVQSRPRFEPYRERLTTLGMLLVAAAIATAPSVLIDSVPVWTVAVAWAFGCFGMGLVISSTSVLLLQLSAPEEAGTNSAALQISDGLSNVVLLSAGGAAFATLGGGTVTHTTTDTTASHPAAFTAVFLPMAVVALVGAWVTTRLRER
- a CDS encoding IclR family transcriptional regulator gives rise to the protein MTAETSQTLDRGLRVLKLLADTDHGLTVTELSLKLGVNRTVVYRLLATLEQHALIRRDLGGRARVGLGVLRLGRQVHPLVREAAMPALRSLAEDIGATAHLTLVDGADALAVAVVEPTWTDYHVAYRAGFRHPLDRGAAGKAILAARQHPMTDPGFILTHGELEAGACGAAAPLLGVTGVEGSVGVVMLADVVPERVGARVVEAAREVADALR
- a CDS encoding S16 family serine protease, whose product is MFSRLTRPQAIAVCALPVVALLATAVFAPLPFSVAQPGQTTNVLGEDKGAPVITISGAPARDTRGQLRMTTIVATSPETRVSLPDIVDSWFRTDRAVMPRDAIYPSGDTVQEIERHNEEQMKESQDAATQAALNYLGLDDKDVKVGLRLADVGGPSAGLLFSLGIIDKLDGDGTGGDLTGGRVIAGTGTIAADGKVGAVGGVALKTQAAKRDGATVFLVPKAECADARAELPKGLRLIPVTTLKSTVSSLVALETGKGSVPSC
- a CDS encoding helix-turn-helix domain-containing protein, which codes for MVSETEKTHVRQLDARSLRGLAHPLRMQLLDALRFGGPATASQLAAKLGESSGATSYHLRQLAEYGFVEDAPERGKGRERWWQAVHRGLRFDDALLNDSDPTVRGAADMYLHEVATTQTQDLSTWLGNRGSWPEEWSRSWDMSSWTLQLTPELTRELVEKMHALVETYRDRATTEDTPGAEQVRLHTHAFPIRTD